One part of the Vicugna pacos chromosome 20, VicPac4, whole genome shotgun sequence genome encodes these proteins:
- the LOC102536963 gene encoding mamu class II histocompatibility antigen, DR alpha chain produces MVMTGVPVLGVFITVLMRLQGSWAIKEEHVIIQAEFYLNPDKSGEFMFDFDGDEIFHVDLEKKETVWRLEEFGRFASFEAQGALANIAVDKANLDIMIKRSNHTPNTNVPPEVTVLPNTRVELGEPNTLICFIDKFSPPVVKVTWLRNGKPVTTGVSETVFLPRDDHLFRKFHYLTFLPSTEDVYDCKVEHWGLEEPLLKHWEYEAPVPLPETTENTVCALGLVVALAGIIVGTALIIKGVRKGNAAERRGPL; encoded by the exons ATGGTCATGACTGGGGTCCCAGTCCTAGGAGTTTTCATCACGGTCCTGATGAGACTTCAGGGATCATGGGCTATCAAAG AGGAACACGTGATCATCCAGGCTGAGTTCTATCTGAACCCTGACAAGTCAGGCGAGTTTATGTTTGACTTTGACGGTGATGAGATTTTCCACGTGgatctggaaaagaaggagacgGTCTGGAGGCTTGAAGAATTTGGACGTTTTGCCAGCTTTGAGGCTCAGGGTGCATTGGCCAACATAGCTGTGGACAAAGCCAACCTGGACATCATGATAAAGCGCTCCAACCACACCCCGAACACCAATG TGCCTCCAGAAGTGACTGTGCTCCCCAACACCCGCGTGGAGCTGGGAGAGCCCAACACCCTCATCTGTTTCATCGACAAGTTCTCCCCACCAGTGGTCAAAGTCACATGGCTTCGAAATGGCAAACCTGTCACCACAGGAGTGTCAGAGACAGTCTTCCTGCCCAGGGATGACCACCTGTTCCGCAAGTTCCACTATCTCACCTTCCTGCCCTCAACCGAGGATGTATATGACTGCAAAGTGGAGCACTGGGGGCTGGAGGAGCCTCTTCTCAAGCACTGGG aGTATGAAGCACCAGTTCCCCTCCCAGAGACCACAGAGAATACGGTGTGTGCTCTGGGCCTGGTTGTGGCTCTGGCGGGCATCATTGTTGGGACCGCCCTCATCATCAAGGGTGTGCGCAAAGGCAATGCTGCTGAACGCCGAGGGCCTCTGTGA
- the LOC140687601 gene encoding butyrophilin-like protein 2 produces the protein MVDFPGYSLSGVAASFLFVWLSMRQSDDFRVIGSARPVLAVVGEDAVLTCQLLPRRTAAHMEVRWHRSEPSTPVFAYRDGAEVTGTQMEGYRDRAEWIQDNIAEGTVALKIHSIQPSDDGQYWCRFQEGNYCGETSLWLRVAGLGSAPYIHMEGSVENGVQLVCTAKGWFPEPQVSWQDITGEELLTVSEHHVQDEDGLYYVESTLVVRNPLPEAVSCFIHNPTLTEEKGSHISIPEKLQAELASLKVIGPSQPILVRVGEDIRLTCSLSPKTNAQSMEVRWVRSHRYPAVYVYMDGDHVAGEQMAEYRGRTVLVSDTINEGRLTLQINNARISDDGQYQCLFEKDGVYQEANLDLKIVGLGSSPLISMEEWKDGEIKLLCTSEGWFPQPHVQWRDVEGKAIPSFSQDLTQGSHGLFRVEAFLLVTDSSTVNVTCSISNPLLGEEKVTAFSLSEFRMTFPRMIPIIWGLLLIGAVGLIWRCWCRRGKSTSFLHPREPLQLLQGKYKDLEKV, from the exons ATGGTGGATTTTCCGGGATACAGTCTGTCTGGCGTAGCTGCCTCCTTCCTCTTTGTATGGCTCAGCATGAGGCAGTCAG ATGACTTCAGAGTGATTGGTTCCGCCCGTCCTGTCCTGGCCGTGGTCGGAGAAGATGCCGTCCTGACCTGTCAGCTCCTTCCCAGGAGAACCGCAGCGCACATGGAAGTGCGGTGGCACCGCTCAGAGCCCAGCACACCCGTGTTCGCGTACCGGGACGGAGCTGAGGTGACGGGGACACAGATGGAGGGATACAGAGACCGGGCAGAGTGGATACAGGACAACATTGCTGAGGGAACCGTGGCTCTGAAGATTCACAGCATCCAACCATCCGACGATGGGCAGTACTGGTGCCGCTTCCAAGAGGGAAACTACTGTGGGGAGACAAGCTTGTGGCTCAGAGTAGCAG GTCTGGGGTCCGCCCCTTACATCCACATGGAGGGATCTGTGGAGAATGGAGTCCAGCTTGTGTGCACTGCAAAAGGCTGGTTCCCAGAACCTCAGGTTTCTTGGCAAGACATCACGGGAGAAGAGTTGCTGACTGTCTCTGAGCATCACGTCCAAGATGAAGATGGCTTGTACTATGTGGAAAGCACTCTCGTGGTCAGGAATCCCCTTCCAGAGGCCGTGTCCTGCTTCATCCACAACCCCACGCTCACTGAGGAGAAGGGGTCACATATCTCCATCCCAG aGAAACTGCAGGCGGAGCTCG CTTCCTTAAAGGTGATTGGACCTTCCCAGCCCATCCTGGTCAGAGTGGGAGAAGACATACGATTAACCTGTTCCCTGTCCCCTAAGACTAATGCACAGAGCATGGAGGTGAGGTGGGTCCGATCCCACCGCTATCCTGCTGTTTATGTCTACATGGATGGGGACCATGTGGCTGGAGAGCAGATGGCCGAGTACAGAGGCAGGACTGTATTGGTGAGCGATACCATCAATGAGGGGAGGCTGACCCTGCAGATAAACAATGCCAGAATTTCAGATGATGGACAGTACCAGTGCCTTTTTGAAAAAGATGGTGTCTACCAGGAAGCCAATCTGGATCTGAAGATCGTAG GTCTTGGTTCTTCCCCTCTGATCTCCATGGAGGAATGGAAGGATGGAGAAATAAAGCTACTGTGCACTTCAGAAGGGTGGTTCCCACAGCCCCATGTACAGTGGAGGGACGTGGAAGGAAAGGCAATACCATCGTTTTCCCAGGACCTGACTCAAGGCAGCCACGGGCTATTCCGTGTGGAGGCGTTTCTACTGGTCACAGACAGCTCCACTGTGAACGTGACCTGCTCCATCAGCAATCCCCTTCTCGGTGAGGAGAAAGTGACAGCTTTCTCTCTTTCAG AGTTCAGGATGACTTTTCCACGGATGATACCGATTATTTGGGGATTGCTTCTTATTGGAGCTGTGGGCTTGATCTGGAGGTGCTGGTGTAGACGAGGTAAGTC GACATCTTTCCTGCACCCAAGGGAGCCTCTGCAACTCCTCCAAGGAAAAT ataaagatttggAGAAAGTCTGA